Proteins co-encoded in one Ignavibacteria bacterium genomic window:
- a CDS encoding methylmalonyl-CoA mutase family protein, which produces MSNSIYNEKLNEYNEKVARSKDQGLKYTTVSGEPVKVLYGPHDIENFDYNRDLSFPGEYPYTRGIHPNGYRGKVWTMRQFAGFGSPEDTNERFHYLLKNGQTGLSVAFDLPTLMGWDADAPLSEGEVGICGVSISSLKDMEILFKGIPLDKVSTSMTINSPAAMIFAFYLAVAQKQGVDFKSLRGTLQNDILKEYIAQKEYIYPPHPSMRIIVDMIEYCTNEVPQWNPVSVSGYHIREAGSTSVQELAYTLADGFAYIEACMERGMDIDEFAPRISFFFNSHLDFFEEIAKFRAARRIYAKRMKEKYGAKNPRSWWLRFHTQTAGCTLTAQQPENNIVRTAFQALAAVLGGTQSLHTNSMDETLALPSEKAVKIALRTQQLIAYETGVINSVDPLAGSYMVESMTDKMEAEANRIFEEIDSLGGVIPAIETGYFQKQIADAAYAYQKEVDKKEKIIVGVNEFVETDEKIDIPILTISPEVEKVQRERLAELKQQRSSAEVESSLEAIKNAAENGNNLMPEFVKAAANYVTLGEMIDVLKEPFGIYTEEAVF; this is translated from the coding sequence ATGAGTAATTCGATTTACAACGAAAAGCTGAACGAGTACAACGAGAAGGTTGCCCGTTCGAAAGACCAGGGACTGAAGTACACCACGGTGAGCGGTGAACCCGTTAAGGTGCTGTATGGTCCACATGACATAGAAAATTTTGACTACAATCGCGATTTGAGTTTTCCCGGTGAGTATCCATACACCAGAGGAATTCATCCAAACGGATACCGGGGAAAAGTGTGGACCATGCGGCAGTTTGCCGGATTTGGTTCACCCGAGGATACAAATGAGCGATTCCATTATCTGTTGAAAAATGGTCAGACAGGACTATCGGTTGCTTTTGATCTTCCAACACTTATGGGCTGGGATGCTGATGCACCTTTGAGTGAAGGGGAAGTGGGGATCTGTGGAGTTTCGATCTCTTCCCTGAAGGATATGGAGATACTGTTTAAGGGAATTCCTTTGGACAAGGTTTCCACCTCAATGACAATAAACTCACCTGCGGCAATGATTTTTGCTTTTTATCTCGCTGTTGCTCAGAAGCAGGGAGTAGATTTTAAGAGTCTCAGAGGTACACTTCAGAATGATATTTTGAAGGAATACATAGCACAAAAAGAATATATTTATCCCCCGCATCCTTCGATGCGGATAATTGTGGATATGATTGAGTATTGCACAAATGAAGTGCCGCAATGGAATCCCGTTTCCGTGAGCGGTTATCATATCAGGGAAGCGGGCTCCACATCTGTTCAGGAACTTGCATACACACTCGCCGATGGTTTTGCCTATATCGAAGCCTGTATGGAGCGCGGCATGGACATCGATGAATTTGCCCCGAGAATATCATTTTTCTTCAATTCACACCTTGATTTCTTCGAAGAAATTGCCAAATTCAGGGCTGCAAGAAGAATTTATGCAAAGAGAATGAAAGAAAAATACGGAGCGAAAAATCCGAGAAGCTGGTGGTTGAGGTTCCATACCCAGACAGCAGGGTGTACACTTACCGCACAACAGCCTGAGAACAATATTGTCAGAACTGCATTTCAGGCGCTTGCCGCAGTTTTGGGAGGTACTCAGTCACTTCATACCAATTCCATGGATGAGACACTTGCACTTCCGAGCGAAAAAGCGGTAAAAATTGCATTGAGAACCCAGCAGTTGATAGCTTATGAGACGGGAGTGATCAACTCTGTCGATCCGCTTGCGGGAAGCTACATGGTTGAGTCGATGACAGACAAAATGGAGGCAGAAGCAAACAGAATATTTGAAGAAATAGATTCTCTCGGAGGAGTAATTCCTGCCATTGAGACGGGTTACTTCCAAAAACAGATTGCCGACGCCGCCTATGCCTACCAAAAAGAGGTGGATAAAAAAGAAAAAATAATCGTCGGTGTAAATGAATTTGTCGAGACAGACGAGAAAATTGATATTCCCATTCTGACAATTTCTCCCGAAGTGGAAAAAGTTCAAAGGGAACGGCTCGCCGAACTGAAACAACAAAGAAGCAGTGCGGAAGTTGAATCTTCACTCGAAGCGATCAAGAATGCTGCTGAAAACGGGAACAATCTGATGCCCGAATTTGTGAAAGCCGCGGCAAACTATGTTACACTCGGCGAGATGATAGATGTATTAAAAGAACCATTCGGAATATATACGGAAGAAGCGGTATTTTGA
- the mutL gene encoding DNA mismatch repair endonuclease MutL, translating to MKIRVLPENIASKIAAGEVIQRPESAVKELMENSIDAGATEIELVIKNAGRTLIRVIDNGEGMTEEDALVSIMKHATSKIVVESDLDAITTLGFRGEALSSMVAVAQFEMKTGTSNEQLSTVIKIDDSRTITKDQGGYFKGTDISVKNLFYNIPARRNFLKSDSTELRHVIDVFQRLALGRPDISFKFFTDDSLVHDFPACELDERLAQVFGDKVRNNTIFVEEKTDYLSIRGYLGKPALVKKARGDQYLFLNGRFVSSKQVNFAVFNAYENFLEKGDYPFFVLFLEIDPAKVDVNVHPSKLEVRFDEEKDIYNFVSAVVRKGLGEFDLVPSLSFTVNSLGETEKLGFDNYSRTQRSDFSDRPENTQRFANNGERDFRSGSSSMPKRPVINDSDIDLIFGAISRRVETGEETDDENHPFADAGSGDGQGNANAFGGKTVSGGSYSDKNVDAYTPKIFERIPADTAETDSTPFIIQLHNKYILCQIKTGLMIIDQHVAHERILYEMAKKQLTRGMPLFQQLLFPKVIHTDPARVMLVKELQEYLQRLGFIVKVISKTDLVVESIPSQVKTGEEEKILLEILDQYIENREEKILDATENMAKSFSCKAAIKAGDRLSQEEMRRLIDELFATENPYVCPHGRPVVLKISLDEFDRRFGRTS from the coding sequence ATGAAAATAAGAGTTTTACCTGAGAATATAGCGAGCAAGATTGCGGCGGGTGAGGTCATCCAGAGGCCTGAATCGGCTGTAAAGGAGTTGATGGAAAACTCTATTGATGCCGGTGCCACGGAGATCGAACTCGTCATAAAAAATGCCGGGAGAACTCTCATAAGAGTGATCGATAATGGCGAGGGAATGACCGAAGAGGACGCTCTGGTTTCCATTATGAAGCATGCCACAAGCAAGATTGTGGTGGAGAGTGATCTTGATGCGATAACAACTCTGGGATTTCGGGGAGAGGCATTAAGTTCGATGGTTGCTGTAGCACAGTTTGAGATGAAAACGGGAACAAGCAATGAGCAACTTTCTACTGTAATTAAAATAGATGACAGCAGAACGATCACGAAGGATCAGGGTGGGTATTTTAAGGGAACAGATATAAGTGTAAAAAATCTGTTTTACAATATTCCCGCAAGAAGAAATTTTTTAAAGTCTGATTCTACAGAATTGCGGCATGTAATTGATGTATTTCAGAGACTTGCGTTGGGAAGACCCGATATAAGTTTTAAATTTTTTACGGATGATTCCCTCGTGCATGATTTCCCGGCGTGTGAACTTGACGAGAGACTGGCACAGGTTTTTGGCGATAAAGTAAGAAACAACACAATATTTGTTGAAGAAAAAACCGATTATCTTTCAATCAGAGGTTATTTGGGTAAGCCTGCTCTTGTTAAGAAGGCAAGGGGAGACCAGTATCTTTTTCTGAACGGAAGGTTCGTTTCGTCGAAGCAGGTGAATTTTGCAGTTTTTAATGCTTATGAAAATTTCCTTGAGAAGGGGGATTATCCTTTCTTTGTTCTTTTTCTCGAGATTGATCCTGCCAAGGTGGATGTAAATGTCCATCCCTCAAAACTCGAAGTGAGATTTGACGAGGAGAAGGATATATATAACTTTGTGAGTGCCGTTGTAAGAAAAGGTCTGGGCGAATTTGATCTAGTACCTTCCCTTTCTTTTACGGTGAACAGTCTTGGTGAGACCGAAAAACTTGGTTTTGACAACTATTCCAGAACGCAAAGAAGTGATTTCAGTGACAGACCCGAAAACACTCAACGATTTGCAAACAACGGGGAGAGAGATTTCCGGTCAGGTTCCTCCTCCATGCCAAAGCGACCCGTGATAAATGACAGCGATATCGACCTGATATTTGGCGCCATTTCGAGGAGAGTTGAAACGGGTGAAGAGACCGATGACGAGAATCATCCATTTGCAGATGCAGGTTCGGGTGATGGTCAGGGAAACGCAAATGCTTTTGGAGGGAAGACAGTCAGCGGAGGGTCATACAGCGATAAAAATGTGGATGCCTACACTCCGAAGATATTTGAGAGAATACCTGCTGACACTGCGGAAACTGATTCGACTCCCTTTATCATTCAGTTGCACAACAAATACATATTGTGCCAGATCAAAACGGGTCTGATGATAATTGATCAGCATGTGGCCCATGAGAGAATTTTATATGAGATGGCAAAAAAGCAGTTGACGAGAGGGATGCCCCTTTTTCAGCAGCTCCTTTTCCCTAAAGTGATTCACACTGATCCCGCGAGGGTGATGCTCGTTAAGGAGTTGCAGGAATATCTTCAGAGGCTGGGTTTTATCGTAAAAGTAATTTCCAAAACAGATCTGGTGGTTGAAAGCATTCCTTCACAGGTGAAGACGGGTGAGGAAGAAAAGATTCTTTTGGAAATTCTTGATCAGTATATTGAGAACAGGGAAGAGAAAATTTTGGATGCCACCGAAAACATGGCAAAATCATTCTCGTGTAAAGCCGCAATCAAAGCGGGTGACCGGCTATCGCAGGAAGAGATGCGGCGGCTGATTGATGAACTCTTTGCAACCGAGAATCCCTATGTCTGTCCACACGGAAGACCAGTCGTTTTGAAAATCTCACTCGATGAGTTCGACAGAAGGTTTGGGAGAACTTCTTGA
- a CDS encoding dihydrofolate reductase has product MRRIIIVAVANNFVIGKANGDMSWNVKEDFDHFKATTIGYPVLMGRKTYGFFKKPLRDREHIVITRDKNFDPKYPEVKVFHSLEEGFEYASTISKEKMFIIGGGEIYRQVLEKGLVDEMIISWMRFSAEGEVTFPRFSFEEWDLVSSETRDEFVIARYERTSELRL; this is encoded by the coding sequence TTGAGGCGAATAATTATTGTCGCTGTGGCAAATAATTTCGTAATCGGCAAAGCCAACGGTGACATGTCGTGGAATGTAAAAGAGGATTTTGACCATTTCAAGGCTACCACCATCGGTTATCCCGTTCTTATGGGGCGAAAAACATACGGTTTTTTCAAAAAGCCGCTTCGTGACAGGGAACATATAGTTATAACCCGCGATAAAAACTTTGATCCAAAATATCCGGAAGTGAAGGTCTTTCATTCACTTGAGGAGGGCTTCGAATATGCAAGCACCATTTCCAAAGAAAAAATGTTTATAATAGGCGGGGGTGAAATTTACCGGCAGGTTCTCGAAAAAGGACTGGTGGATGAGATGATAATTTCGTGGATGAGGTTTTCCGCCGAAGGAGAGGTGACTTTCCCGCGGTTTAGCTTTGAGGAGTGGGACCTTGTGAGCAGTGAAACACGGGATGAGTTTGTAATTGCAAGGTACGAGAGAACTTCGGAACTTCGGTTATAG
- the thyA gene encoding thymidylate synthase, which yields MKEYLDLVRLVMNEGVRKPSRTGIDTISYFSANYRVDISKGFPLLTTKKMIWKSLLHEVLWYLSGEDHIRNLRQHTKIWDAWADEEGNLETAYGYYWRKFPSAEMDENGNWQVRQVDQIRYIIDEIKRNPYSRRLIVTAWEPGNATKSKLPPCHYTFAFNVQGNRLNCHLTQRSGDIALGIPFNLAAYSMLTMIIANETGLEPGIFSHTIIDAHIYVADKGTPQEKYDHLEGLKLQLEREPLPLPTLKIAKKPIDELKFEDFELIGYTSHPAIKFEVAV from the coding sequence ATGAAAGAATACCTGGACCTTGTCCGTCTTGTAATGAACGAAGGAGTTCGTAAACCATCACGGACGGGAATTGATACGATATCATATTTTTCGGCAAATTATCGTGTGGACATTTCAAAAGGATTTCCGCTTCTGACGACCAAAAAGATGATCTGGAAATCTCTTTTACACGAAGTTTTATGGTATCTCTCGGGTGAAGACCACATCAGGAATTTGAGGCAGCATACAAAAATCTGGGATGCCTGGGCTGACGAGGAAGGAAATCTTGAGACCGCCTACGGTTATTACTGGAGGAAATTTCCTTCCGCTGAAATGGATGAAAACGGTAACTGGCAGGTAAGACAGGTTGATCAGATAAGATATATAATTGACGAAATAAAGAGAAATCCATACAGCCGCAGACTGATTGTAACAGCCTGGGAACCGGGAAATGCCACAAAAAGCAAACTTCCTCCATGTCACTACACCTTTGCATTTAATGTGCAGGGGAACAGACTGAACTGCCACCTCACTCAAAGGTCGGGGGACATAGCTCTCGGAATTCCTTTCAACCTTGCGGCTTACTCGATGCTCACCATGATAATCGCAAATGAAACGGGACTTGAGCCGGGGATTTTCAGTCACACCATTATAGATGCTCATATATATGTAGCCGATAAAGGAACCCCGCAGGAGAAGTATGACCACCTCGAAGGATTGAAATTACAGCTCGAGAGGGAGCCCCTTCCACTTCCCACACTTAAAATTGCCAAAAAACCGATTGATGAGCTGAAATTCGAGGATTTTGAACTTATTGGATATACAAGTCACCCTGCGATTAAATTTGAGGTTGCCGTTTGA
- a CDS encoding T9SS type A sorting domain-containing protein: MRNRILSVMILVALMSLATEAQLTRIVFKKWGNYTRMLGIKAGDQNGDGINDFWLGNHDSTGKGYLELYYGGDPVDTIPKMKLRCIVSSSSIAATSIDLNGDTYSDLILHQQHGEIPPVLRVYFGGPLLDTIPDMVIPFPDTLANFAIIYNSTNRWIDYNGDGRQELVIKYRYSYPDNRPFLAFYKTGSEFTGEPFRKCYLDSNYYMSDYFKYEMGDINGDGCTDIFELATDPDNPDNNKLHVIYGNPAFNFDDHFVFQYSSAYTDFSEWTELFPDMDGDGKDDFLHLDYTNQYPYWIDTKITTGGYPPFEHKLAWRGFNSQEAGFASSQPLPSPGDFNGDGKPEFLRSIGYSEWLWLGGNPSGRDMVADQKFYGYNGRGMIGDVTGDGVDDFITSTITNPSIIEPGFAVIFAGDRTFVSVNDGEEPTVPKTINVEAFPNPFNPSTRVRFTVPTAGVVTLTIFSLSGEELEKRELGERHPGSHEEEINLSSKNAASGIYFAEITLKSGTDVKKERVKLQLLK; the protein is encoded by the coding sequence ATGAGAAACAGAATTTTATCAGTAATGATTTTAGTTGCCCTGATGAGCCTGGCAACAGAAGCTCAGCTTACCAGAATAGTCTTCAAAAAGTGGGGTAACTATACCAGAATGTTGGGAATTAAAGCCGGGGACCAGAATGGAGACGGAATCAACGACTTCTGGCTTGGGAATCACGATTCTACCGGAAAGGGGTATCTCGAATTGTATTATGGTGGTGATCCTGTGGATACAATTCCCAAGATGAAATTGAGATGCATCGTTAGTTCCAGTTCAATTGCTGCAACAAGTATCGACTTAAATGGTGACACATATAGCGACTTGATTCTCCACCAGCAGCATGGTGAAATCCCCCCGGTGTTGAGGGTCTATTTTGGTGGACCGCTCCTTGATACCATACCCGACATGGTGATTCCATTTCCCGACACGCTTGCCAATTTCGCCATTATATATAATTCAACAAACAGGTGGATCGATTACAATGGTGATGGGCGACAAGAGCTTGTTATAAAGTATCGGTATTCTTATCCTGACAATCGGCCGTTTCTTGCATTCTACAAAACTGGTTCTGAGTTCACAGGCGAACCTTTCAGAAAATGTTATCTTGATTCCAATTATTACATGAGTGATTATTTTAAGTATGAAATGGGGGATATAAATGGTGATGGGTGCACGGATATTTTTGAACTCGCCACTGATCCCGATAACCCCGATAACAATAAACTTCATGTAATCTACGGGAATCCTGCATTCAACTTTGATGATCATTTTGTATTTCAATACAGCAGTGCATATACTGATTTCAGCGAATGGACAGAACTTTTCCCTGACATGGACGGAGACGGAAAGGATGATTTCCTTCATTTAGATTATACGAACCAGTATCCCTATTGGATAGATACAAAAATAACAACAGGTGGTTACCCTCCGTTTGAACATAAACTCGCCTGGAGGGGCTTCAACAGTCAGGAGGCAGGATTTGCATCCTCGCAACCATTACCGAGCCCGGGAGATTTTAACGGTGACGGTAAACCGGAATTTCTTCGGAGTATTGGTTACAGTGAGTGGCTCTGGCTGGGGGGAAATCCTTCAGGGAGAGATATGGTGGCGGATCAGAAATTTTACGGTTACAACGGCAGAGGGATGATCGGGGATGTTACAGGTGACGGGGTTGATGATTTTATCACTTCAACCATTACCAACCCATCTATTATTGAACCGGGTTTTGCTGTAATATTTGCCGGAGACAGAACATTTGTTTCTGTTAATGATGGAGAGGAACCAACCGTACCCAAAACAATCAATGTTGAAGCATTTCCCAACCCTTTTAATCCGTCAACAAGGGTAAGATTTACTGTTCCGACAGCCGGAGTAGTAACATTAACAATCTTCTCGTTGTCCGGGGAGGAACTGGAAAAGCGGGAACTTGGAGAGCGACATCCCGGCAGTCATGAAGAAGAAATAAACCTTAGTTCGAAAAACGCTGCATCGGGAATCTATTTTGCAGAGATTACCCTGAAATCAGGCACTGATGTGAAAAAAGAGAGAGTGAAACTTCAACTATTGAAGTAG
- a CDS encoding T9SS type A sorting domain-containing protein → MKHFVKSIIITVVLCTTVYSQLDSVVFVKWGWHINTPFRVCDDQNGDGYNDILIADVDNGISSIKIYPGGPSIDTIPLWQVKIDFTGVTIDINGDGHLDIVTFPYVGASHLAVYYGGPLLDTIPDYLIQFPVPSTATGWIVNSAGSKIDMNGDGIEELAFWYGQWPNDTLYFYETGSKFTGAPKQRYAGELFNQKMGTRLMFGDLNGDGCSDLWITLNDPSGNYTKSRFNVIYGDPEFSLTERFSYQHDGTGYIMDGLTIASRIISDFNGDGKDDWLNPNNGQYIYFYGNMVNSGGYPPTEFPTAYRGLNTQDRGEPNGFNMNIGDVNGDGIKDLMLGIGYDAQWLWLGGKPTVDNIANIKFNGATGRGFVGDVTGDGVDDLALVYDYDGNSTGYGYAVIVAGDRNLVSVQDNNPSSVPSSLKVEAYPNPFNPTTKIKYTLTTTGLVSLSIVSVSGELIEKRELGEIPPGSYEQEINLGSKNAASGIYFAEITLKSGTEVKKERVKLQLLK, encoded by the coding sequence ATGAAGCACTTCGTTAAATCAATAATTATAACGGTGGTGCTCTGCACCACCGTCTATTCACAGTTGGATTCAGTTGTGTTTGTTAAGTGGGGGTGGCATATAAATACACCATTTCGTGTTTGTGATGATCAGAATGGGGACGGATATAACGACATTTTAATAGCAGATGTTGATAATGGAATTTCGAGTATTAAAATTTACCCCGGGGGTCCATCAATTGATACTATTCCATTATGGCAAGTAAAAATTGATTTTACTGGAGTAACTATTGACATAAACGGGGATGGGCATTTGGATATAGTTACTTTTCCCTATGTGGGAGCAAGCCATCTGGCAGTTTATTATGGTGGTCCTCTGTTGGATACAATCCCTGATTATTTAATCCAGTTTCCTGTTCCCTCTACTGCAACGGGATGGATTGTAAATAGTGCGGGTTCAAAAATTGACATGAACGGAGATGGAATTGAAGAACTTGCATTTTGGTATGGACAATGGCCCAATGACACACTCTATTTTTATGAAACAGGTTCAAAGTTCACGGGTGCACCAAAACAAAGATACGCAGGTGAATTGTTTAATCAAAAAATGGGAACGAGATTAATGTTTGGTGATTTAAATGGAGATGGATGTTCTGATTTATGGATAACATTGAATGATCCATCAGGTAATTACACCAAATCGAGATTTAATGTAATTTATGGTGATCCTGAATTTAGTCTGACAGAAAGATTCAGTTATCAGCATGACGGGACCGGTTACATAATGGACGGATTAACTATTGCTTCAAGGATAATCTCAGATTTTAACGGTGATGGAAAGGATGACTGGCTTAATCCAAACAATGGGCAGTATATCTACTTTTATGGTAATATGGTTAACAGTGGCGGGTATCCACCAACTGAGTTTCCAACTGCGTACAGAGGACTAAATACACAGGACAGGGGAGAACCTAATGGTTTTAATATGAATATCGGTGATGTAAATGGTGACGGGATAAAGGATCTGATGCTCGGTATTGGTTATGATGCACAATGGCTGTGGCTCGGTGGAAAGCCCACTGTTGATAACATCGCCAACATAAAGTTTAATGGAGCCACAGGAAGGGGATTTGTGGGAGATGTAACAGGAGATGGAGTTGATGATTTAGCACTTGTATATGATTATGACGGTAATTCTACGGGATACGGCTATGCAGTAATAGTGGCGGGAGACAGGAATCTGGTATCTGTTCAGGATAATAATCCCTCTTCAGTTCCTTCATCTTTGAAAGTTGAGGCCTATCCCAACCCTTTTAATCCAACAACAAAAATAAAGTACACACTTACCACAACGGGTTTAGTGTCACTTTCAATAGTTAGTGTATCAGGAGAACTGATTGAAAAACGGGAACTCGGCGAAATACCTCCCGGAAGTTATGAACAAGAGATAAACCTCGGTTCGAAAAACGCAGCATCAGGGATCTATTTTGCAGAGATTACCCTGAAATCAGGCACTGAGGTGAAAAAGGAGAGAGTGAAACTTCAACTATTGAAGTAG
- a CDS encoding M1 family metallopeptidase: protein MFRFAIVPLIILLSFAGLAQNFEINDYMPLNIREAVNNGFRTPEGKPGKNYVMNDVAYKIDAELFPVEGVVRGKINIEYKNNFPKNLTKLVLRLYQDAFKKGVARDFQINPKDVHDGTVISDLKIDGVEIDLKSGVINRSGTLMTISLDSPLLSGAKVSLEMKWEAKIPEISRVRMGKYSDSTLFVAYWYPQMSVYDDLQGWDMQNYTMNQEFYNNFADFDVKVTVPEGFLVWATGELQNPSEVYSDAILDSWKKALNSEKIVNIITKENKTALKSKKGKNTFYYKAKFVPDFAFASAVDYLWDASTMIVDKKTGRKAFVSAVYNENSEDFYQVADIAVKAINYFSEDLPGVPYPYPVMTVFNGQGGMEFPMMVNDGSENSYASAVGLTSHEIAHTYFPFFMGTNEVKYAFMDEGWARMIPYKFQKEVGKYNPVANQMKAFDELAGREFEVPPMVPSIQLKGQTYRMAAYNRPSLAYLFLQDIMGEEKFREAMRYYISLWNGKHPMPFDFFNTMSGFYGEDLSWYFKSWFFNWDYPDMSLKFSLIDGDKTKGKGAGDGEVAVVVENKGRLTLPVRIYEINGDNKKLIYSETALVWKDGRKSLNINLPVLRKGASYLLGDENVPDVIRVDNLLK from the coding sequence ATGTTCCGGTTTGCAATCGTTCCGTTAATCATTCTCCTGTCATTCGCAGGCTTAGCCCAGAACTTCGAAATAAATGATTATATGCCCCTGAATATCAGAGAGGCGGTTAACAACGGATTTAGAACTCCGGAGGGAAAACCGGGAAAAAATTATGTGATGAACGATGTTGCTTACAAAATCGATGCGGAATTGTTTCCCGTCGAGGGGGTGGTCAGAGGGAAAATCAATATCGAGTATAAAAACAACTTTCCCAAAAACCTCACAAAACTCGTTCTGAGATTATATCAGGATGCATTTAAAAAGGGGGTAGCGAGGGATTTTCAGATCAATCCAAAAGATGTGCATGACGGCACTGTAATATCCGACCTGAAAATTGATGGTGTGGAGATTGATTTAAAAAGCGGGGTGATTAACAGGTCGGGCACATTAATGACGATCAGTCTCGATTCACCGTTGTTAAGCGGTGCAAAGGTTTCGCTTGAAATGAAGTGGGAGGCTAAAATTCCGGAGATATCCAGAGTCAGAATGGGGAAATACAGCGATTCAACCCTCTTTGTCGCCTACTGGTACCCGCAAATGTCAGTCTATGATGATCTTCAGGGATGGGACATGCAAAACTACACCATGAATCAGGAATTCTACAATAATTTCGCAGATTTTGATGTAAAAGTTACCGTTCCCGAGGGATTCCTTGTTTGGGCAACCGGAGAATTGCAAAACCCGTCAGAAGTGTATTCAGATGCAATTCTTGACTCATGGAAAAAGGCTTTGAACTCTGAAAAGATTGTAAACATCATCACAAAAGAGAACAAAACCGCCCTGAAGTCGAAAAAAGGGAAAAACACTTTTTATTATAAAGCCAAATTCGTTCCTGATTTTGCATTCGCTTCTGCAGTTGATTACCTATGGGATGCTTCAACCATGATTGTGGATAAAAAAACAGGCAGAAAAGCTTTTGTATCAGCAGTTTATAACGAAAATTCGGAAGATTTTTATCAGGTTGCTGACATTGCAGTTAAGGCAATAAACTATTTTTCGGAAGATTTGCCGGGTGTCCCTTATCCGTACCCTGTGATGACTGTCTTTAATGGTCAGGGGGGCATGGAGTTTCCGATGATGGTGAACGACGGGTCCGAAAATTCGTATGCCTCGGCCGTAGGGCTCACTTCGCACGAAATAGCACACACATATTTCCCGTTTTTTATGGGAACAAATGAAGTGAAGTATGCTTTTATGGATGAGGGCTGGGCAAGAATGATTCCTTACAAATTTCAGAAAGAAGTCGGGAAATACAATCCGGTAGCAAACCAGATGAAGGCTTTCGACGAACTCGCCGGACGAGAGTTTGAAGTGCCGCCTATGGTACCTTCAATTCAACTTAAAGGACAAACCTACAGAATGGCAGCCTACAACAGACCTTCACTCGCCTATCTCTTTTTGCAGGATATTATGGGTGAAGAGAAATTCCGTGAAGCCATGAGATATTATATCTCATTGTGGAACGGAAAGCACCCCATGCCCTTTGACTTTTTTAATACCATGAGCGGTTTTTATGGTGAAGACCTTAGCTGGTATTTTAAATCATGGTTTTTTAACTGGGATTATCCCGACATGTCATTGAAATTCAGTTTAATCGACGGAGATAAAACAAAAGGGAAGGGAGCCGGTGATGGTGAAGTGGCGGTTGTGGTTGAAAACAAAGGCAGACTCACGTTGCCCGTTCGAATTTATGAAATAAACGGTGATAACAAGAAACTCATTTACTCCGAAACCGCTCTCGTATGGAAAGATGGTAGAAAATCACTTAATATCAACCTGCCTGTGTTGCGAAAAGGTGCATCCTACCTGCTTGGCGACGAAAATGTACCCGATGTGATCAGAGTTGATAATCTGTTGAAGTAA